From the genome of Triticum aestivum cultivar Chinese Spring chromosome 3B, IWGSC CS RefSeq v2.1, whole genome shotgun sequence, one region includes:
- the LOC123066018 gene encoding histone-lysine N-methyltransferase, H3 lysine-9 specific SUVH1-like: MAGNQQPTSVVLNDAAVIDAKPLRTLAPMFPAPLGMHTFTIKGSPAVLCVTPFGPYAGGTELGMPGGVLPTSALLSAPADPNPVQPYMVHMNGAANANGPADPNPVQPYMVHMNGAANANGTTTVTPVLQTPPAVSTQESGKKKRGRPRRVQDTTVPTAPPVHLVPSAPPEGNNIVLQTPPSAVTQESGKKKRGRPRHVPDVSVVPTPSVPIVDGEPIFHTPPASSVHESVTKKRGRPKLVQDSSDTLTPPVHSKESEPLMQAPSAVTLLEDGKRKRGRPKRVPDSSVTPSSHSEDVDSGDTSKRGRPRKIDTSLLHLPSLSSDDPRESADNVLVMFDALRRRLVQLDEAKQVAKQQHNLKAGSIMMNAELRVNKSKKIGEVPGVAVGDMFYFRIEMCLVGLNSQSMAGIDYMSAKFGNEEDPVAISVVSAGVYENTEDDLDVLVYTGHGMSGKDDQKLERGNLALERSLYRGNPIRVVRTVRDLTCSTGKIYIYDGLYKIREAWMEKGKSGFKVFKHKLLREPGQPDGIAVWKKTEKWRENPSSRDHVILNDISYGVESKPVCLVNEVDDEKGPSHFIYTTKLNYMNSLSSMKKMQGCRCISVCLPGHNNCSCTHQNAGDLPYSASGTLVSRMPMLYECNDSCTCVRDCRNRVVQIGIQIHFEVFKTGDRGWGLRSWDPIRAGAFICEYAEDDYIFETPPLEQNVRWKYAPELLGEPSPSDLKEPSKQLPIVISAKRTGNIARFMNHSCSPNVFWQPALYDHGDEGYPHIAFFALKHIPPVTELTYDYGQSQDNAVIYGCDVFLRC, encoded by the exons ATGGCTGGAAATCAGCAGCCCACTTCAGTTGTGTTGAATGATGCAGCAGTCATCGACGCCAAACCCTTGCGCACATTGGCTCCCATGTTCCCTGCACCGCTTGGGATGCACACTTTTACCATAAAAGGCTCACCTGCAGTTCTCTGTGTCACCCCATTTGGACCATATGCTGGAGGTACTGAACTGGGAATGCCTGGTGGTGTTCTGCCAACCTCTGCACTACTGTCCGCTCCTGCAGATCCCAACCCGGTGCAACCATatatggttcatatgaatggagCTGCTAATGCTAATGGTCCTGCAGATCCCAACCCGGTGCAACCATatatggttcatatgaatggagCTGCTAATGCTAATGGTACCACAACGGTCACCCCGGTGTTGCAAACTCCTCCAGCAGTCAGTACACAGGAATCTGGTAAGAAGAAGAGGGGGAGGCCCAGGCGTGTGCAAGATACTACTGTTCCTACGGCTCCTCCAGTTCATTTGGTTCCTTCAGCTCCTCCAGAAGGTAATAATATTGTTCTCCAGACACCCCCTTCAGCCGTCACACAGGAATCTGGTAAGAAGAAGAGGGGACGACCCAGGCATGTGCCAGATGTTTCTGTCGTACCAACTCCTTCAGTGCCTATAGTAGATGGCGAACCTATTTTTCATACACCTCCTGCATCTAGCGTACATGAATCTGTCACAAAGAAAAGGGGGCGACCCAAGCTTGTGCAGGATAGTTCAGATACTTTAACTCCTCCAGTTCATTCAAAAGAGAGTGAGCCCCTTATGCAGGCTCCATCTGCAGTCACCTTATTGGAGGATGGTAAAAGGAAGAGAGGGCGGCCGAAGCGTGTGCCTGATAGTTCAGTGACTCCTTCAAGTCATTCTGAAGATGTTGATAGTGGTGACACATCAAAACGTGGACGGCCCAGGAAAATTGACACAAGTCTGCTGCACCTGCCATCTTTGTCTTCAGATGATCCTAGGGAATCTGCAGATAATGTACTTGTTATGTTTGATGCACTGCGGCGACGGCTGGTGCAGCTGGATGAAGCGAAGCAAGTAGCGAAGCAGCAGCATAACTTGAAGGCTGGGAGTATCATGATGAACGCTGAACTTCGCGTCAATAAGAGCAAGAAGATTGGAGAGGTTCCAGGTGTCGCGGTTGGTGACATGTTCTACTTCAGAATCGAGATGTGCCTGGTAGGGTTAAATAGTCAGAGCATGGCAGGGATAGATTACATGTCAGCTAAGTTTGGTAACGAGGAGGACCCTGTGGCCATTAGTGTTGTGTCAGCTGGTGTGTATGAGAATACCGAAGATGATCTAGATGTTCTGGTTTACACTGGACATGGCATGTCTGGTAAGGATGACCAAAAGCTTGAGAGAGGTAATCTTGCACTGGAGAGGAGTTTGTACAGAGGTAATCCCATTAGAGTTGTTCGCACTGTGAGAGACTTGACTTGTTCAACTGGTAAGATATACATATATGATGGCCTTTACAAGATCAGAGAAGCCTGGATGGAGAAAGGGAAATCTGGGTTCAAAGTGTTTAAACACAAGTTACTGAGAGAACCTGGACAACCTGATGGCATTGCAGTTTGGAAGAAGACTGAAAAATGGAGGGAAAATCCATCCTCTAGAGATCATGTTATATTGAACGACATATCATATGGTGTGGAAAGTAAGCCTGTCTGCCTTGTAAATGAGGTCGATGACGAGAAAGGTCCTAGCCACTTCATCTATACAACTAAACTTAACTACATGAATTCCCTGAGCTCAATGAAAAAGATGCAAGGCTGCAGATGCATAAGCGTATGCCTACCTGGTCATAACAACTGTTCTTGTACGCATCAAAATGCTGGCGACCTTCCTTACAGTGCTTCAGGCACACTTGTTAGTCGGATGCCTATGTTGTATGAGTGCAATGATTCATGCACTTGTGTACGTGATTGCCGGAACCGGGTTGTGCAAATTGGTATCCAAATCCACTTTGAAGTGTTTAAGACGGGAGATCGAGGTTGGGGCCTCCGTAGTTGGGATCCTATCCGAGCAGGCGCATTTATCTGTGAATATGCAG AGGACGATTACATCTTTGAGACCCCTCCCTTGGAGCAGAACGTAAGATGGAAATATGCACCAGAATTACTGGGCGAACCTAGTCCTTCCGACTTAAAAGAACCATCTAAGCAGCTGCCAATAGTTATTAGTGCAAAACGGACTGGCAACATAGCTCGCTTTATGAACCACAGCTGCTCACCTAATGTTTTCTGGCAACCAGCTCTATATGATCATGGTGATGAGGGATATCCACACATCGCATTCTTTGCACTTAAGCACATTCCTCCAGTGACAGAGCTTACATATGATTATGGTCAGAGCCAAG ATAATGCTGTCATCTATGGGTGTGATGTTTTCCTGAGATGTTGA